One window of the Marmota flaviventris isolate mMarFla1 chromosome 2, mMarFla1.hap1, whole genome shotgun sequence genome contains the following:
- the Moap1 gene encoding modulator of apoptosis 1, with the protein MALRLLEDWCRGMDMNPRKALLITGIPQTCGVAEIEEALRAGLAPLGEYRLLGRMFRRDENRNVALIGLTEETSHDMVPKEIPGRGGVWRVIFKPPEPDNEFLRKLNEFLEEEGMTVGELTRVLGCGHNPFDQGMIPEMQAAMLTQALDEALQPALQYLNYKKLRLFSGRDPPEPGEEEFGSWLFHTTQMMKTWQVSDTEKRRRLIESLRGPAFDIIRILKINNPLIKAHECLQALETVFGVTDNPRELQVKYLNTYQKDKEKLSAYVLRLEPLLQKLVQRGAIEKGDVNQARLEQIIAGAIHRTVRRQLDLPEDGPAPGLLQLLALIKDKEAAEEEAAFLQRGLEGHFT; encoded by the coding sequence ATGGCCCTGAGGCTTTTAGAAGACTGGTGCAGGGGGATGGATATGAACCCTCGGAAAGCGCTATTGATTACCGGCATCCCCCAGACCTGTGGTGTGGCCGAAATCGAGGAGGCTCTACGGGCTGGTCTGGCTCCTTTGGGGGAGTACAGACTGCTTGGGAGGATGTTCAGAAGGGATGAGAACAGGAACGTAGCCTTAATAGGCCTTACTGAGGAGACAAGTCATGATATGGTTCCTAAGGAGATACCAGGGAGAGGGGGTGTGTGGAGAGTGATCTTTAAGCCGCCAGAACCGGATAATgaatttttaaggaaattaaatGAGTTTTTAGAAGAAGAGGGCATGACAGTGGGTGAGTTGACCAGAGTTCTTGGGTGTGGACATAACCCTTTTGACCAGGGTATGATCCCTGAAATGCAGGCAGCTATGTTGACACAGGCATTAGATGAGGCTCTTCAGCCTGCCCTCCAATacctaaattataaaaaattgagACTGTTCTCAGGCAGGGATCCTCCAGAACCAGGGGAAGAAGAATTTGGATCATGGCTGTTTCATACTACTCAGATGATGAAGACATGGCAGGTGTCTGATACAGAAAAAAGAAGGCGATTGATAGAGAGCCTTCGTGGCCCAGCATTTGATATTATTCGTATCCTCAAGATAAATAATCCTTTAATTAAAGCCCATGAATGCCTTCAGGCTCTTGAAACAGTATTTGGGGTTACTGATAATCCTAGGGAATTGCAGGTCAAATATCTAAACACTTACCAGAAGGATAAAGAAAAGTTGTCTGCTTATGTACTAAGGCTAGAGCCTTTATTACAGAAACTGGTACAGAGAGGAGCAATAGAGAAGGGTGATGTGAATCAGGCCCGCCTAGAGCAAATCATCGCTGGGGCGATTCACAGAACAGTTCGCAGACAGCTTGATCTGCCAGAGGATGGTCCAGCTCCAGGCTTACTGCAGTTACTGGCACTGATAAAGGATAAGGAGGCAGCTGAGGAGGAGGCAGCCTTTCTCCAGAGGGGGTTAGAAGGGCATTTCACCTGA
- the Lyset gene encoding lysosomal enzyme trafficking factor isoform X2 gives MMNFRQRMGWIGVGLYLLASAAAFYYVFEINETYNRLALEHIQQHPEEPGEGTTWTHSLKVRLLSLPFWLWTIIFLIPYLQMFLFLYSCTRADPKTVGYCIIPICLAVICNRHQAFVKASNQISRLQLIDT, from the coding sequence ATGATGAACTTCCGTCAGCGGATGGGGTGGATCGGAGTGGGACTGTATCTGTTAGCAAGTGCAGCAGCATTTTACTATGTTTTTGAAATCAATGAGACTTACAACAGGCTGGCTTTGGAGCACATTCAACAGCACCCAGAGGAGCCTGGTGAAGGAACCACATGGACACACTCCTTGAAAGTTCGCTTACTCTCCCTGCCTTTTTGGTTGTGGACAATTATTTTTCTGATACCTTACTTACAGATGTTTTTGTTCCTTTATTCTTGTACAAGAGCTGATCCCAAAACTGTGGGCTACTGTATCATCCCCATATGCTTGGCGGTTATTTGCAATCGCCACCAAGCATTTGTCAAGGCTTCTAATCAGATCAGCAGACTACAACTGATTGACACATAA
- the Lyset gene encoding lysosomal enzyme trafficking factor isoform X1, protein MVACSEMPKPPDYSELSDSLTLAVGTGRFSGPLHRAWRMMNFRQRMGWIGVGLYLLASAAAFYYVFEINETYNRLALEHIQQHPEEPGEGTTWTHSLKVRLLSLPFWLWTIIFLIPYLQMFLFLYSCTRADPKTVGYCIIPICLAVICNRHQAFVKASNQISRLQLIDT, encoded by the exons ATGGTGGCTTGTTCTGAAATGCCAAAACCACCCGATTATTCAGAACTGAGTGACTCTTTAACGCTTGCCGTGGGAACAGGAAGATTTTCGGGACCACT GCACAGAGCATGGAGAATGATGAACTTCCGTCAGCGGATGGGGTGGATCGGAGTGGGACTGTATCTGTTAGCAAGTGCAGCAGCATTTTACTATGTTTTTGAAATCAATGAGACTTACAACAGGCTGGCTTTGGAGCACATTCAACAGCACCCAGAGGAGCCTGGTGAAGGAACCACATGGACACACTCCTTGAAAGTTCGCTTACTCTCCCTGCCTTTTTGGTTGTGGACAATTATTTTTCTGATACCTTACTTACAGATGTTTTTGTTCCTTTATTCTTGTACAAGAGCTGATCCCAAAACTGTGGGCTACTGTATCATCCCCATATGCTTGGCGGTTATTTGCAATCGCCACCAAGCATTTGTCAAGGCTTCTAATCAGATCAGCAGACTACAACTGATTGACACATAA